From Pantoea vagans:
GACCTACCCAGCGGCTGTCAGCGTCACGTGCCGCGGGTGACATGTCGTCACGCAGGAACGGCTCGACCGCTGATTTGTAGGTCCCGACACGGAAGACGTGTGAGGTGACTTTCAGCTTCTCCAGCAGGGTTTTGTAATAGAGTCCGTTGGTGGCGAAGCCATGCAGATCCACGGTGCCCTGCGGCGACAGATAGATTTTCGTGGCGTAGCTGGCAAGGTAGTATTGCGCCTGGCTGTAGCTGTCGCCCAGAGCATAAATTGGCTTGCCGCTGTCGCGAAATTCACGCAGCGCTTTACCCACATATTGCAGCGAAGGCTGATCGCCACCAGCAAACTCGCGTAAATCCAGCACCATGCCTTTAATGTTGCTGTCACCCTTTGCCTGGCGAATGGCATCGACCACATCAAACAGCGAATTTTCCTGTAAACGGTCACTGCTGGCACCCAGCAGCTGGCGGCCGATTTTACTCAGACGATTGCTCACTGACGGTTTATCCACCAGTACGCCGCTGAGATCGACTTTCAGTGCGCCCTGCTGAATCGGCGCTGAACTGCCGCCCGATCCGCTGACCTGCAGCCAGATCCCCACACCCACCACAATCAATAAAATCAGGAAAATATTCAGAATGAATTCCCTGATAAAATTCAATACCCGCCAGCTCCAGCGGAACAGACCTGCAATTATTCGCCACAATGTGCGCATCAGACTCTCCATAAATATGTAGCAGGAAGTGGCCGCCGCGCGGACCAGACTTCCCCGACGAGCTCATCCTAAAGAGCGGCGTGTTAAAAGTCAGCAGGAAATCACTGCGCACTGTTACAAAAAATCTGCCTGTGCCAGGATAATGGCAACATTACAGAGATCGGGAGAGAAACATGGACGCACTGGAGTTACTGGTCAACCGACGTTCGGCTTCACGCCTGACTGAGCCGGCACCGGCGGGTGACGCACTGGAAAATATCCTGCGGGCTGGCATGCGCGCGCCGGATCACGGCACGCTGCAACCCTGGCGCTTCATCATTGTGGAAAATGAAGGCCGCGACCGGATGAGTCAGCTGCTGGAGAAGGCGGCACGCGATAGCCAGCTGGATGAAAAGGCGATTAATAAAGCAAGCCAGGCGCCGTTTCGCGCACCGATGATCATTACAGTGGTGGCACATTGCGAAGTGCATCACAAAGTGCCGCGCTGGGAACAGATTGCCTCGGCCAGCTGTGCAGTGATGGCGATGCAGATGGCGGCGCTTGCTCAGGGGTACAACGGTATCTGGCGCAGCGGTCCCTGGACCGATGACGAGCAGGTCCGGCAGGGTTTTGGCTGCCGCGAGCAGGATGCCATTGTTGGCTTCCTTTATCTGGGTACCCCGCAACTGAAATCCAGCATCACGGTGCTCCCGCCTGACACTGCGCCTTTCGTCCGTTACTTCTGATCTGCCTGTCCGGTTCCGGCAGGGTGTGTTTCAGCCCTGCCTGTTGCACGGTTCCTGTGCGAACGATCGCTAACACCGCGCGTCATGCTTACACCCGAAGCCCTGCCAGGCTAACATAGCCCGCGAGATTCCAACCGACAGCGAACAACCGGTTATCACTGTGTTCCCCTGATGTTAAGGATGTCCTGATTCAATGCGTTTGTTTATTGCGGAAAAACCGAGCCTTGGGCGTGCTATCGCAGATGTGCTGCCGAAACCGCATCGCCGCGGTGATGGCTTTATTGCCTGCGGCAACGATCAGATCGTCACCTGGTGCGTGGGACACCTTCTTGAGCAGGCGCAGCCCGACAGTTATGACAGCCGTTACGCGCGCTGGTCGCTGAACGATCTGCCGATCATTCCGGAAAAATGGCAGCTGAAACCACGTCCGTCGGTTGCGAAGCAGCTGAAAGTGGTTGAGGGCCTGCTGGCGCAGGCGAGTGAAGTGGTGCATGCCGGTGACCCGGATCGGGAAGGGCAGTTGCTGGTGGATGAGGTGCTGGATTACCTGAACCTGCCCGCTGAAAAACGCAGTAAAGTGCAGCGCTGTCTGATCAACGATCTTAACCCTCAGGCAGTGGATCGCGCCGTAAATCGCCTGCGTGAGAATCGCGAGTTTATCCCGCTGTGCGTCTCTGCGCTGGCCCGCGCCCGGGCTGACTGGCTTTACGGCATCAATATGACACGCGCCTGGACGCTGCTGGGACGCAATGCCGGCTACGATGGTGTGCTGTCAGTAGGCCGGGTACAGACACCGGTGCTGGGGCTGGTAGTGCGGCGCGATGAGGAGATCGAGAACTTCGTGCCGAAAGACTACTTCGAAGTTAAAGCGCATATCCTCACGCCTGATGGTGCCAGATTTGTTGCCAGCTGGATCCCCAGCGAAGCCTGTGAGCCGTGGCAGGATGAAGAGGGCCGGCTGCTCAAACGCGCACTGGCAGATCATGTGGTGGCGCGTATCACCGGTCAGCCCGCCATTGTCACGGCCTACAGCGATAAGCGCGAAAATGACGTCGCTCCGCTGCCATTCTCCCTGTCCAGCCTGCAGATCGAGGCCGCAAAACGGTACGGACTGAGTGCCCAGACGGTCCTGGACACCTGTCAGCGGCTCTATGAAACCCACAAACTGATTACCTACCCGCGTTCAGACAGCCGCTATCTGCCGGAAGAGCATTTTGCCGGTCGTCATGCGGTCTTGAAGGCGATACAGGCGCATCAGCCCCAGCTCACGCCACCAGCAGACTTTAACGCCGATCGCAGAAATCGCTGCTGGGACGATAAAAAAGTCGATGCTCACCACGCCATTATTCCCACGGCCCGAAGCAGCGTGGTGAAGCTCAGTGAAAACGAACAGCATATTTATGAGCTGGTGGCGCGCCAGTATCTGATGCAGTTCTGCCCGGATGCGGTATTCCGTAAATGTGTCATCGACCTTGATATTGCGGGCGGAAAGTTTGTGGCGAAAGCGCGCTTCCTGGCTGAAGCGGGCTGGCGTGCGCTGCTGGGCAGCAAAGAGCGGGATGAAGAGAACGACGGCATGCCGCTGCCGGTAGTGGCGAAAGGCGATGAGCTGCTGTGTGAGCGTGGCGAGGTGCTGGCGAAGCAGACTCAGCCGCCACGCCCGTTTACCGATGCGACGATTCTTTCTGCAATGACCGGCATCGCCCGTTTCGTTCAGGATAAAGAATTAAAGAAAGTGCTGCGTGCGACCGATGGTTTAGGAACGGAAGCCACACGCGCCGGCATTATCGAATTACTGTTTCGTCGTGGCTTCCTGGTGAAGAAGGGCCGTTACATCTATTCCACGGATGCCGGACGCGCCCTGATTCACTCTCTGCCCGATCTGGCAGCGCGCCCGGATATGACGGCGCAGTGGGAATCGACACTGACGCGTATCAGCGAAAAGGCCTGCCGCTATGATGAGTTTATGCAGCCGCTGGTGCAGACCTTAACCGGCCTTATCCAGCAGGCGCGGCAGCAGCCTGCGGCGCATGCATTTCGGGGATTACCGTCCACCGGACAGAAACGTCCGGTGCGCAAAACCAGGCGTAAAGTGAAGGAGACGGAATGAGGCGTTATTCGGTATTTCTGGTCGTGGCTCTGACGCTGGTGACCAGCGCAGTGCAGGCCAACAGTCGTTATCAGTCGATGCCACAACAGGGCAGCAACGGTGTGAACACCGATGTGGTGGTGGATATGCCGCCAGAAGCCTGGACGCAGTCAGAGAGACGTCAGCAGGACTGTCTCCGCTGCTGTATCTTTGAGAACCGCAACTACACAGAAGGCGCGGTAGTGAAATCTGAGGGCGTGCTGCTGCAGTGCGCGCGTGATGAACAGTCTCTTGGCACCAACAACCTGATCTGGAAAATAGTGAAATAGTCGTCGCGTGGCGTTCTGCCACGCGACCATTAATTAAAAGCGGAAGGTTGACCAGATGGGGGCGTGGTCAGACGGCTTCTCCATGCCCCGAATCTCATAATCAATGCCGCTCTCAACGCAGTGCGCTGCCAGATTTTTACTTGCCAGCACTAAATCAATGCGTAAGCCACGATTATCATCAAACCCTTTCGAACGATAATCGAACCAGGAGAAACGGTCCGCCACCTCCGGGTTGTGCTCGCGCCAGGTATCCACCAGTCCCCAGCCCAGCAGGCGATCCATCCACTCGCGCTCTTCCGGCAGGAAAGAGCATTTGCCGGTGCGCAGCC
This genomic window contains:
- a CDS encoding NAD(P)H nitroreductase, coding for MDALELLVNRRSASRLTEPAPAGDALENILRAGMRAPDHGTLQPWRFIIVENEGRDRMSQLLEKAARDSQLDEKAINKASQAPFRAPMIITVVAHCEVHHKVPRWEQIASASCAVMAMQMAALAQGYNGIWRSGPWTDDEQVRQGFGCREQDAIVGFLYLGTPQLKSSITVLPPDTAPFVRYF
- a CDS encoding DNA topoisomerase III, with the translated sequence MRLFIAEKPSLGRAIADVLPKPHRRGDGFIACGNDQIVTWCVGHLLEQAQPDSYDSRYARWSLNDLPIIPEKWQLKPRPSVAKQLKVVEGLLAQASEVVHAGDPDREGQLLVDEVLDYLNLPAEKRSKVQRCLINDLNPQAVDRAVNRLRENREFIPLCVSALARARADWLYGINMTRAWTLLGRNAGYDGVLSVGRVQTPVLGLVVRRDEEIENFVPKDYFEVKAHILTPDGARFVASWIPSEACEPWQDEEGRLLKRALADHVVARITGQPAIVTAYSDKRENDVAPLPFSLSSLQIEAAKRYGLSAQTVLDTCQRLYETHKLITYPRSDSRYLPEEHFAGRHAVLKAIQAHQPQLTPPADFNADRRNRCWDDKKVDAHHAIIPTARSSVVKLSENEQHIYELVARQYLMQFCPDAVFRKCVIDLDIAGGKFVAKARFLAEAGWRALLGSKERDEENDGMPLPVVAKGDELLCERGEVLAKQTQPPRPFTDATILSAMTGIARFVQDKELKKVLRATDGLGTEATRAGIIELLFRRGFLVKKGRYIYSTDAGRALIHSLPDLAARPDMTAQWESTLTRISEKACRYDEFMQPLVQTLTGLIQQARQQPAAHAFRGLPSTGQKRPVRKTRRKVKETE
- a CDS encoding DUF1496 domain-containing protein, which codes for MRRYSVFLVVALTLVTSAVQANSRYQSMPQQGSNGVNTDVVVDMPPEAWTQSERRQQDCLRCCIFENRNYTEGAVVKSEGVLLQCARDEQSLGTNNLIWKIVK